A genome region from Thermococcus onnurineus NA1 includes the following:
- a CDS encoding ABC transporter ATP-binding protein, which yields MAEVKLIGVWKQFGNFTAVKDMNLEIKHGEFMILLGPSGCGKTTTLRMIAGLEEPTKGQIYIGDKLVADPEKGILAPPKDRDIAMVFQSYALYPHMTVYDNIAFPLKLRKVPKQEIDRHVREVAEMLGLTELLKRKPRELSGGQRQRVALGRAIVRKPQVFLMDEPLSNLDAKLRVKMRAELKRLQRQLGVTTIYVTHDQVEAMTMGDRIAVINQGVLQQIGTPDEVYDRPANTFVGSFIGSPPMNFIDASIVEDERGVWADFGEFRLKLLDDQGEVLREKNLIGKEAIFGIRPEDIYDAMFAQIKIPGENMTRAMVEIIENLGSEKIVHLRVGDITFLGAFRSESKVKEGQEVDVVFDMRKAHVFDKGSGKAVF from the coding sequence ATGGCCGAAGTAAAGCTCATTGGGGTTTGGAAGCAGTTCGGGAACTTCACAGCCGTCAAGGACATGAACCTGGAGATCAAACACGGCGAGTTTATGATACTCCTCGGGCCGAGCGGCTGTGGAAAGACGACGACTCTCAGAATGATAGCCGGCCTTGAGGAGCCCACAAAGGGACAAATCTACATCGGCGACAAACTCGTCGCCGACCCGGAAAAGGGAATCCTCGCTCCACCAAAAGACCGTGATATAGCCATGGTCTTCCAGAGCTACGCTCTCTACCCGCATATGACGGTCTACGACAACATAGCCTTCCCCCTCAAGCTCAGGAAAGTCCCCAAGCAGGAGATAGATCGGCATGTAAGGGAAGTCGCCGAGATGCTTGGCCTTACGGAACTCCTCAAGAGGAAGCCGAGGGAGTTAAGCGGCGGCCAGAGGCAGAGGGTAGCCCTCGGAAGGGCCATCGTAAGAAAGCCGCAGGTCTTCCTCATGGACGAGCCGCTCAGCAACCTCGACGCGAAGCTTAGGGTGAAAATGCGCGCCGAGCTCAAAAGGCTCCAGAGACAGCTTGGAGTCACAACAATATACGTCACCCACGACCAGGTCGAAGCAATGACCATGGGAGATAGGATTGCGGTCATAAACCAAGGCGTTCTCCAGCAGATTGGCACGCCAGACGAGGTATATGACAGGCCAGCAAACACCTTCGTCGGCAGCTTCATAGGCAGTCCGCCGATGAACTTCATAGACGCATCAATAGTGGAAGATGAGAGAGGCGTCTGGGCCGACTTCGGAGAGTTCAGGCTCAAACTCCTCGACGACCAGGGAGAGGTTCTCAGGGAGAAGAACCTGATAGGAAAGGAAGCCATCTTTGGAATCCGCCCGGAGGACATCTACGACGCAATGTTCGCACAGATCAAAATACCCGGAGAGAACATGACTAGGGCCATGGTGGAGATTATCGAAAACCTCGGAAGCGAGAAGATAGTCCACCTCCGCGTCGGAGATATAACCTTCCTGGGCGCCTTCCGCTCCGAATCCAAGGTTAAGGAAGGCCAGGAAGTTGACGTTGTCTTTGACATGAGAAAGGCTCACGTCTTCGACAAAGGAAGCGGAAAAGCCGTCTTCTGA